A genomic region of Podarcis raffonei isolate rPodRaf1 chromosome 13, rPodRaf1.pri, whole genome shotgun sequence contains the following coding sequences:
- the LOC128399816 gene encoding olfactory receptor 6B1-like, with translation MKNQTIISEFILLGFPAELEIQSFLFVVFFITYILTVTENLIIISVVKGNRNLHKPMYFFLGILSFLEIWYITVTLPKLLLDFWSQTKVISFESCMAQLYFFISLMCTECVLLAVMAYDRYVAICNPLRYPVIMTHRLCFQLGVFSWVCGFSISLVKVIFISRLSFCGPGVINHFFCDISPVLNLSCTDMSVAELVDFILALVILLIPLSVTILSYLFIINSIFRIPTTQGKKKAFSTCASHLTVVIIFFSTTVFMYARPRKIHPFNLNKIVSIFYAVVTPALNPLIYCLRNKEVKETLKKNVGRKCWLGSE, from the coding sequence ATGAAGAACCAAACTATCATTTCTGAATTCATCCTTCTGGGGTTTCCTGCTGAGCTGGAGATCCAGAGTTTTCTTTTTGTGGTCTTCTTCATCACTTATATACTAACAGTCACAGAGAACCTCATTATTATCTCTGTAGTAAAAGGTAACCGGAACCTTCACAagcccatgtatttcttcctggGAATCTTGTCTTTCTTGGAAATCTGGTATATCACTGTCACACTTCCAAAACTGCTGTTAGACTTCTGGTCACAGACCAAAGTAATCTCCTTCGAGAGTTGCATGGCTCAACTCTACTTCTTTATCTCCCTTATGTGCACTGAGTGTGTCCTCCTAGCAGTCATGGCATATGATCGCTATGTAGCCATATGCAACCCACTTCGTTATCCAGTTATCATGACCCATAGATTATGTTTCCAACTGGGTGTGTTCTCCTGGGTGTGTGGTTTTTCCATCTCCTTGGTCAAGGTCATCTTCATCTCTAGATTGAGTTTTTGTGGGCCTGGGGTCATTAATCACTTTTTTTGTGACATCTCCCCTGTACTAAACCTCTCCTGCACTGATATGTCAGTGGCTGAGTTGGTAGATTTCATTTTAGCTTTGGTCATCCTCCTAATCCCATTGTCGGTTACCATTCTGTCCTACCTTTTTATCATCAATTCAATATTCCGGATCCCCACAACCCAAGGGAAGAAAAAAGCCTTCTCAACTTGTGCTTCACACCTCACCGTGGTCATCATCTTTTTTTCAACAACAGTCTTCATGTACGCTCGACCTAGAAAAATTCATCCCTTTAATCTCAACAAAATAGTGTCCATTTTCTATGCTGTGGTCACGCCAGCTCTCAACCCTCTCATCTATTGTCTgagaaataaagaagtaaaagagaCATTGAAGAAAAATGTGGGCAGAAAATGCTGGCTCGGCTCAGAATAA
- the LOC128400405 gene encoding olfactory receptor 5V1-like, whose product MEGNNQTSVTEFILLGFSGFSQAQFPLFVAFVSAYAGALVGNFCIITLIRVCHTLHTPMYFFLVNLSILDICTITAIIPQMLLNLMDEKKTISFQCCLTQAYFFVIFLATELLLLAVMAFDRYVAICQPLRYTIIMSQKVCSYLVIGTWVLGILLANVHVLSVLRLSFCGPSTINHFFCELPPLLQLSCTDTTFNQYLMLVTDLFLGFGCFLMTLVSYIYIVSSILKIQSVQGKKKAFSTCSSHLMVVTLFYSSVIYTYVRPPSMYLDTDKIVAVLYTVITPILNPLIYSLRNKEVKEAFKKFVRLDRN is encoded by the coding sequence ATGGAAGGTAACAATCAAACTTCTGTGACAGAATTCATCTTACTGGGCTTCTCTGGCTTCTCTCAAGCACAATTTCCCCTCTTTGTGGCCTTTGTATCTGCCTATGCAGGAGCTCTGGTGGGCAACTTTTGTATCATCACATTGATCAGGGTCTGTCACACACTTCACACTCCTATGTACTTTTTCCTGGTCAACCTCTCCATCCTGGACATTTGCACCATCACTGCAATCattccccagatgctgttgaattTAATGGATGAGAAAAAGACCATCTCCTTCCAATGCTGCTTAACACAGGCTTATTTCTTTGTCATCTTCCTGGCCACTGAACTACTGTTGTTGGCTGTGATGGCTTTTGACCGCTATGTAGCCATCTGCCAACCTTTGCGCTACACCATCATCATGAGCCAGAAAGTCTGCAGTTACTTAGTGATTGGGACATGGGTGCTTGGTATCCTACTTGCCAATGTTCATGTTCTCTCTGTCCTCCGCTTGTCCTTCTGTGGACCCAGTACTATCAACCACTTCTTTTGCGAGCTACCACCACTGCTTCAGCTCTCCTGCACAGACACAACCTTCAACCAGTATCTAATGTTGGTGACAGACCTCTTTTTGGGCTTTGGTTGCTTTCTGATGACTCTAGTCTCTTACATCTACATTGTTTCCTCTATCCTGAAGATCCAATCAGTGCAAGGGAAGaaaaaggctttctccacatgTTCCTCTCATTTGATGGTGGTGACACTTTTCTACAGTTCAGTCATTTACACTTATGTTAGACCTCCATCCATGTACCTTGACACGGACAAAATTGTAGCAGTATTGTACACAGTGATCACCCCTATTCTCAACCCCCTTATCTATAGTCTAAGGAACAAGGAGGTCAAAGAGGCATTCAAGAAGTTTGTGAGGCTAGACAGAAACTAA
- the LOC128400983 gene encoding olfactory receptor 12D1-like, protein MENQTDVREFILMGLTNLWELQHTLFAIFLLMYLASIVGNAAIVVVTIAEPKLHTPMYFFLGNLSCLDIFFSTVTVPKMLAGFLLPVQTISFGGCMAQLHFFHFLGSSEVILLGIMAFDRYVAICNLLRYSIIMRKHVCQLLAAATWSTGFFHALMHAVATARLPFCGQNHIEHFFCDIKPLLKLACGSTHLNLMLLNTVTSCIAMGPFIATLLSYFYIITFLLFKVKSKSNKQKAFSTCGSHLTVVSLLYVPVLFNYMLPSVGNASQRDMMVTLIYSAVTPVLNPLIYTLRNQEVKAALVKILGRFSLFTEWK, encoded by the coding sequence ATGGAGAACCAAACAGATGTAAGAGAGTTCATCTTGATGGGACTGACCAATCTTTGGGAGCTTCAGCACACACTATTTGCTATCTTCCTCTTGATGTATCTGGccagcattgtgggaaatgcagCTATTGTGGTTGTCACAATAGCTGAGCCAAAACTTCACACTCCCATGTACTTTTTTCTTGGAAACCTTTCCTGCCTTGACATCTTCTTTTCCACAGTCACTGTTCCAAAGATGCTAGCTGGTTTTCTGTTGCCAGTCCAAACCATTTCCTTTGGTGGCTGCATGGCCCAGCTCCACTTTTTCCATTTCTTGGGCAGCAGCGAAGTCATTCTTCTGGGAATAATGGCATTTGACCGATATGTTGCAATATGCAACCTTTTGCGTTACTCCATCATCATGCGCAAGCATGTCTGCCAACTCTTGGCAGCAGCCACGTGGTCCACTGGCTTTTTTCATGCCCTGATGCATGCAGTGGCAACTGCCCGTCTGCCCTTCTGTGGGCAAAATCACATTGAGCATTTTTTTTGTGACATCAAACCTTTGCTGAAACTGGCCTGCGGCAGCACACACCTCAATCTCATGCTCCTCAATACTGTAACCAGCTGCATTGCAATGGGTCCTTTTATAGCAACACTCCTCTCCTACTTCTACATTATCACTTTTCTTCTCTTCaaagtaaaatccaaaagtaACAAACAGAAAGCCTTCTCCACCTGTGGATCCCATCTGACGGTGGTTAGTTTGCTCTACGTGCCTGTCCTGTTTAACTACATGCTCCCCTCTGTGGGTAATGCTTCTCAAAGGGACATGATGGTGACCCTAATATACAGTGCAGTCACACCAGTTTTGAACCCACTTATTTATACTCTGAGGAACCAGGAAGTCAAAGCTGCCTTGGTGAAGATTCTGGGAAGATTTTCACTTTTCACTGAATGGAAATGA
- the LOC128400942 gene encoding olfactory receptor 12D1-like, which yields MENQTEVTEFILMGLTNVWELQCILFAVFLMMYLASLVGNAAILLVTIAEPKLHTPMYFFLGNLSCLDIFYSTTTVPKMLAGFLSETQKISFGGCMAQVHFFYFLGSSEGILLGVMAFDRYVAICNPLRYTIIMRKQVSQLMAAATWSAGFFHALMHTMATARLLFCGPNRIEHFLCDIKPLLKLACGSTYLSLMLLNTVTSCVAMGPFIAILLSYFYIITFLLFKVQTQSGRQKAFSTCGSHLTVVSLLYVPVLFNYMLPSVGNASQRDMMVTLIYSALTPLLNPLIYTLRNQEVKAALLKILGKKYFIFH from the coding sequence ATGGAGAATCAAACAGAGGTGACAGAATTCATCTTAATGGGCCTGACCAATGTCTGGGAGCTTCAGTGTATACTCTTTGCCGTCTTCCTGATGATGTATTTGGCCAGCCTAGTGGGGAATGCAGCTATCTTGCTCGTCACAATAGCTGAACCAAAGCTTCACACTCCCATGTACTTTTTTCTTGGAAACCTTTCCTGCCTTGACATTTTCTATTCCACCACCACAGTTCCAAAGATGCTGGCTGGTTTTCTATCAGAGACACAAAAAATTTCCTTTGGTGGATGTATGGCTCAGGTCCACTTCTTCTATTTCCTGGGCAGCAGTGAAGGCATTCTTCTCGGTGTCATGGCATTTGATCGCTATGTTGCAATATGCAACCCCTTGCGTTACACCATCATAATGCGCAAGCAGGTCTCCCAACTCATGGCAGCAGCCACATGGTCCGCTGGCTTTTTTCATGCCCTGATGCATACAATGGCAACTGCCCGTCTCCTCTTCTGTGGGCCAAACCGCATTGAACACTTTTTATGTGATATCAAACCTTTGCTGAAACTGGCCTGCGGTAGCACCTACCTCAGCCTGATGCTCCTCAACACAGTAACCAGTTGTGTTGCTATGGGTCCTTTTATTGCCATACTCCTCTCTTACTTCTACATTATCACTTTTCTTCTCTTCAAAGTGCAGACCCAAAGTGGTCGACAGAAAGCCTTCTCCACCTGTGGATCCCATCTGACGGTGGTTAGTTTGCTCTACGTGCCTGTCCTGTTTAACTACATGCTCCCCTCTGTGGGTAATGCTTCTCAAAGGGACATGATGGTGACCCTCATATACAGTGCACTCACCCCACTTTTAAATCCACTTATTTATACTCTGAGGAACCAGGAAGTCAAAGCTGCCTTGCTAAAGAttctggggaaaaaatatttcatttttcactGA
- the LOC128400406 gene encoding olfactory receptor 12D2-like produces the protein MGLTNLWQLQCTLFAIFLMMYLASLLGNATIVLVAIVEPKLHTPMYFFLGNLSCLDIFFSTVTVPKMLAGFLMPVQTISFAGCMAQLHFFHFLGSSEAILLGVMAFDRYVAICNPLRYTIIMRRQVCQILAAATWFAGFFHALMHAVATARLHFCGPNHIEHFLCDIKPLLKLACGSTHLNLMLLNTVASSVAMGPFIVTLLSYFYIIIFLLFKVQSQSGRQKAFSTCGSHLMVVGLMYVPVLFNYMLPSVENASQREMMVTLIYSAVTPVLNPLIYTLRNQEVKTAVLKIFGRIFQFPLKGKNQKRLCE, from the coding sequence ATGGGCCTGACCAATCTCTGGCAGCTTCAGTGTACACTCTTTGCCATCTTCCTGATGATGTATTTGGCCAGCCTACTGGGGAATGCAACTATTGTGCTTGTTGCAATAGTTGAACCAAAGCTGCACACTCCCATGTACTTTTTTCTTGGAAACCTTTCCTGCCTTGACATCTTCTTTTCCACAGTCACTGTTCCAAAGATGCTAGCTGGTTTTCTGATGCCGGTCCAAACCATTTCCTTTGCTGGCTGCATGGCCCAGCTCCACTTTTTCCATTTCTTGGGCAGCAGTGAAGCCATTCTTCTTGGAGTAATGGCGTTTGATCGCTATGTAGCAATATGCAACCCCTTGCGTTACACCATCATCATGCGCAGGCAGGTTTGTCAAATCTTGGCAGCAGCCACTTGGTTTGCTGGCTTTTTTCATGCCCTAATGCATGCAGTGGCAACTGCCCGTCTGCACTTCTGTGGGCCAAACCACATTGAACACTTTTTATGTGACATCAAACCTTTGCTGAAACTGGCCTGTGGCAGCACCCACCTCAACCTCATGCTCCTCAACACTGTAGCTAGTTCCGTTGCCATGGGACCTTTCATTGTCACACTCCTCTCCTATTTCTATATTATCATATTTCTTCTATTCAAAGTGCAATCCCAAAGTGGTCGACAGAAAGCCTTCTCCACCTGCGGATCCCATCTGATGGTGGTTGGATTGATGTACGTGCCAGTGTTGTTTAACTACATGCTGCCCTCTGTGGAGAATGCTTCTCAAAGAGAAATGATGGTGACCCTCATATACAGTGCAGTTACCCCAGTTTTGAACCCACTTATTTATACACTGAGGAACCAGGAAGTCAAAACTGCTGTGTTAAAGATTTTCGGCAGAATATTTCAGTTTCCACTGAAAGGAAAAAATCAGAAAAGACTTTGTGAATAA
- the LOC128400407 gene encoding olfactory receptor 12D1-like — MGNQTEVYEFILLGIANDHRQQHMLFTVFLLLYVACLLGNGAILAVVLVEQRLHTPMYFFLGNLSCLDICCSTVTVPKMLNGFLKRHNTISFIGCLTQLHFFHFLGSSEGMLLGVMAYDRYVAICNPLRYTIIMNKWACLALAVATWAAGFFHALMHTVVTSRLWFCGPNLIQHFFCDIKPLLELACSSTALNMTLLNVVTSCIALGSFFLTLLSYLYIISFLFFKVQSWQSRWKAFSTCASHLTVVALLYVPVIFNYMLASTGESSEREMSITLLYSVVTPVLNPLIYTLRNQEVKSALRKILCRRIIFQT; from the coding sequence atggggaaccagacagaggtctACGAGTTCATTCTCTTGGGTATAGCAAATGACCACAGACAGCAACACATGCTTTTCACAGTCTTCCTGCTGCTCTATGTGGCCTGCTTGCTAGGAAATGGGGCCATTTTGGCAGTAGTCCTGGTTGAGCAACGCCTTCACACCCCCATGTATTTTTTCCTTGGAAATCTCTCTTGCCTTGATATATGTTGCTCCACAGTTACTGTACCCAAAATGCTGAATGGCTTCCTAAAGAGGCACAACACTATCTCCTTTATTGGTTGCCTGACTCAACTGCACTTCTTCCACTTCCTGGGCAGCAGTGAAGGCATGCTTCTGGGAGTCATGGCATATGACCGCTATGTGGCCATATGCAACCCTCTGCGTTACACCATCATCATGAATAAATGGGCTTGCCTTGCACTAGCTGTAGCTACCTGGGCCGCAGGCTTCTTTCATGCCCTAATGCACACAGTAGTCACTTCCCGGCTGTGGTTCTGTGGCCCCAATCTTATCCAGCACTTTTTCTGTGACATCAAGCCCCTGCTAGAATTGGCTTGCAGTAGCACGGCCCTCAACATGACCCTCCTCAATGTTGTCACAAGTTGCATTGCTCTAGGTTCCTTCTTTCTCACTCTCCTTTCTTATCTCTATAtcatctccttcctcttcttcaaaGTCCAGTCATGGCAGAGCCGTTGGAAGGCCTTCTCAACCTGTGCTTCTCACCTAACGGTGGTAGCACTTTTGTATGTTCCAGTTATTTTCAACTACATGCTTGCCTCTACTGGTGAATCTTCTGAAAGGGAAATGAGCATCACTCTGTTGTACAGTGTGGTCACACCTGTTTTAAACCCCTTGATCTACACTTTGAGGAATCAAGAGGTAAAATCTGCTCTGAGGAAAATATTATGCAGAAGAATTATCTttcaaacatag
- the LOC128400408 gene encoding olfactory receptor 12D1-like — MKNQTEVREFILMGLTNLWGLQCTLFVTFLMLYLASLLGNASIVLVAIVEPKLHTPMYFFLGNLSCLDIFFTTTTVPKMLAGFLLPVQTISFGGCMAQLHFFHFLGSSEAILLGVMAFDRYVAICNPLRYSIIMRKQVCQILATATWSTAFFHALMHAVATARLPFCGPNHIEHFFCEIKPLLKLACGSTDLNLLLLNIVTSCIVMGPFIATLLSYFYIIIFLLFKVQSQTGRQKAFSTCGSHLMVVGLMYVPVLFNYMLPSVGNASQRDMMVTLIYSAVTPVLNPLIYTLRNQEVKTAMLKILGRRSLTFH, encoded by the coding sequence ATGAAGAACCAAACAGAGGTGAGAGAATTCATCTTGATGGGCCTAACCAATCTCTGGGGTCTTCAGTGTACACTCTTTGTCACCTTCCTGATGCTATATTTAGCCAGCCTATTGGGGAATGCATCTATTGTGCTTGTTGCAATAGTTGAACCAAAGCTGCACACTCCCATGTACTTTTTTCTTGGAAACCTTTCCTGCCTTGATATCTTCTTTACCACAACCACAGTTCCAAAGATGCTAGCTGGTTTTCTGTTGCCAGTCCAAACCATTTCCTTTGGTGGTTGCATGGCACAACTCCACTTTTTCCATTTCTTGGGCAGCAGTGAAGCCATTCTTCTTGGAGTAATGGCATTTGATCGCTATGTAGCAATATGCAACCCTTTGCGTTACTCCATCATCATGCGCAAGCAGGTCTGCCAAATCTTGGCAACAGCCACATGGTCTACTGCCTTTTTTCATGCCCTGATGCATGCAGTGGCAACTGCCCGTTTGCCCTTCTGTGGGCCCAATCACATTGAACACTTTTTTTGTGAAATCAAGCCTTTGCTGAAACTGGCCTGTGGTAGTACTGACCTGAATCTCTTACTTCTTAATATTGTAACCAGTTGCATTGTCATGGGACCTTTCATTGCCACACTCCTCTCCTACTTCTACAttatcatttttcttctcttCAAAGTACAATCCCAAACTGGTCGGCAGAAAGCTTTCTCCACATGTGGATCCCATCTGATGGTGGTTGGATTGATGTACGTGCCAGTGTTGTTTAACTACATGCTCCCCTCTGTTGGTAATGCTTCTCAAAGGGATATGATGGTGACCCTCATATACAGTGCTGTTACACCAGTTTTGAACCCACTTATCTATACACTGAGGAACCAGGAAGTCAAAACTGCCATGTTGAAGATTCTGGGAAGAAGGTCTTTGACATTTCACTGA